One cyanobiont of Ornithocercus magnificus DNA segment encodes these proteins:
- a CDS encoding NAD(P)H-quinone oxidoreductase, producing the protein MANTLLKCTTRHVRLFTAFMHDGTLISSDDKLTMDLDPDNEFLWTQEAIGKVHSYFRELVAGAAGCSLSDYSLRQIGTEIEGLIRQMLQAGELSYNPNCRVLNYSMGLPRTPGLL; encoded by the coding sequence ATGGCCAATACCCTGCTAAAATGCACAACCCGCCACGTACGCCTGTTTACAGCGTTCATGCATGATGGCACTCTCATATCTTCTGATGACAAGCTAACTATGGACCTAGATCCAGATAATGAGTTCCTGTGGACTCAGGAAGCCATTGGTAAGGTCCATAGTTATTTCCGCGAGCTTGTTGCAGGAGCTGCTGGCTGTAGTCTTAGTGACTATAGTCTCCGCCAGATCGGGACAGAGATTGAGGGTCTTATTCGCCAGATGCTCCAAGCTGGTGAATTAAGCTATAACCCAAACTGTCGAGTTCTAAACTACTCCATGGGTCTACCCAGAACTCCAGGACTGCTGTGA
- a CDS encoding NAD(P)H-quinone oxidoreductase chain 4, with amino-acid sequence MLEFDVSLPFDPTGALTAEIISARIPWLSLSILFPIISSLLIPFIPDSGDGRRLRWYALSIALVTFLITAAAYLEGYDPSLSGLQLSEQVSWLPELGLAWSVGADGLSMPLILLTSFITTLAVLAAWPVSFKPRLFYFLMLTMDGGQIAVFAVQDMLLFFLAWELELIPVYLLLAIWGGKRRQYAATKFILYTAGSSLFILIVALAMGFQSPGEPNFGYSYLSQQNFSGSFQLLCYAGLLISFGVKLPIIPLHTWLPDAHGEATAPVHMLLAGVLLKMGGYALLRFNAEMLPEAHAQFAPLLVVLGVVNIIYAALTSFAQRNLKRKIAYSSISHMGFVLIGIGSFSDLGTSGAMLQMISHGLIGASLFFLVGATYDRTHTLQLDEMGGVGQRMRTMFALWTICSLASLALPGMSGFVSELMVFTGFTTGEAYTLPFRIVIAGLAAIGVILTPIYLLSMLREIFFGRENTYLANSDSLVDAEPREVYIISCLLVPIIGIGLYPRLVTDSYRSSIEKLVARNITAIKSPAAPLVRNFVLTPMVLHAPIISPPLAKTGNVKS; translated from the coding sequence GTGCTGGAATTTGATGTCAGTCTACCCTTTGACCCAACAGGGGCTCTCACTGCGGAAATCATTTCGGCGCGGATCCCCTGGCTGAGTTTGTCAATCCTGTTTCCGATCATTAGCTCACTGCTTATCCCATTTATTCCTGACTCGGGTGATGGTCGCCGACTGCGTTGGTATGCGCTCAGTATCGCTCTAGTTACCTTCCTGATTACAGCTGCAGCCTATCTCGAGGGTTATGACCCCTCATTGAGCGGTCTGCAGCTTTCTGAACAGGTGAGCTGGCTCCCAGAGCTTGGTCTGGCTTGGTCCGTTGGGGCTGACGGACTGTCAATGCCACTGATCTTACTAACTAGTTTCATAACGACTCTTGCTGTGCTAGCCGCCTGGCCCGTATCGTTCAAGCCGCGTCTGTTTTACTTTCTGATGCTGACCATGGATGGCGGGCAGATTGCTGTCTTTGCTGTTCAAGATATGCTCCTTTTCTTTCTAGCTTGGGAATTAGAGCTTATCCCTGTTTATCTGTTACTAGCTATTTGGGGAGGTAAAAGGCGCCAGTATGCTGCCACTAAGTTCATTTTGTATACTGCCGGCAGCTCACTGTTCATCCTTATCGTAGCTTTAGCAATGGGCTTTCAGAGTCCAGGCGAACCTAATTTCGGATATTCTTACTTGAGCCAGCAAAACTTTAGTGGAAGCTTTCAGTTACTGTGCTATGCAGGACTACTAATCTCATTCGGCGTCAAGTTACCAATTATCCCTCTTCATACCTGGCTCCCTGATGCTCACGGTGAAGCGACTGCACCGGTACATATGTTACTAGCAGGAGTTTTGCTCAAGATGGGTGGTTATGCACTACTTCGCTTTAATGCTGAGATGCTTCCTGAGGCCCATGCCCAATTTGCACCGCTACTTGTTGTGCTAGGCGTTGTAAATATCATCTATGCCGCTTTGACATCTTTTGCTCAGAGGAATCTCAAGCGCAAGATTGCTTACAGCTCAATTAGTCATATGGGCTTTGTTCTAATAGGAATAGGTAGCTTTAGCGATTTGGGCACTAGTGGGGCAATGTTACAGATGATCAGCCATGGTTTGATCGGCGCTAGTTTATTTTTCCTTGTAGGTGCTACCTATGACCGCACACACACCCTTCAACTTGATGAAATGGGAGGTGTAGGTCAACGAATGCGAACAATGTTTGCTCTATGGACAATCTGCTCACTCGCCTCACTTGCACTACCAGGCATGAGCGGTTTTGTCTCTGAACTTATGGTATTTACTGGTTTTACTACTGGTGAGGCCTATACGCTGCCATTTAGGATTGTAATTGCTGGTCTTGCAGCAATCGGAGTGATCCTAACGCCCATTTACCTACTATCCATGCTCAGAGAGATCTTTTTTGGCCGCGAGAATACCTACCTTGCTAATAGTGACAGCCTAGTGGATGCAGAACCGCGCGAGGTTTACATCATCAGTTGTTTACTAGTACCAATTATTGGCATTGGACTTTATCCTCGCTTAGTCACCGACAGTTACCGTAGCTCGATTGAGAAACTAGTTGCTAGAAATATTACCGCGATAAAAAGCCCAGCAGCACCACTAGTACGTAACTTTGTTTTGACACCTATGGTGCTACATGCTCCTATAATATCACCGCCATTGGCTAAGACCGGTAACGTAAAATCATAG
- a CDS encoding 15-cis-phytoene desaturase → MRIAVAGAGLAGLSCAKYLSDAGHTPIIFEARDVIGGKVAAWKDEDGDWYETGLHIFFGAYPNMLQLLRELNIEDRLQWKSHSMIFNQPDEPGTYSRFDFPDLPAPINGVAAILGNNDMLTWPEKISFGLGLVPAMLRGQSYVEECDKYSWTEWLRLHNIPEKVNDEVFIAMSKALNFIDPDEISSTVVLTALNRFLQEKEGSRMAFLDGAPPERLCEPIVNYIKTRGGEVHLNSPLREICLHTDGSVASFMVGGLKGEPNREVIADAYVSALPVDPFKLLLPKPWRKLEIFHKLQGLRGVPVINLHLWFDRKLTDIDHLLFSRSSLLSVYADMSITCREYEDPNRSMLELIFAPAQDWISRSDEEIIEATMEELKKLFPMHFSGSNPAQLRKFKVVKTPLSVYKTTPGCQRLRPEQTTPVPNFFLAGDYTMQRYLASMEGAVFSGKLCAEAIQTADRLTKRPCEETALASTV, encoded by the coding sequence ATGCGCATTGCTGTCGCTGGAGCAGGACTGGCAGGGTTGTCTTGCGCTAAATATTTGTCCGACGCCGGCCACACACCCATCATCTTTGAGGCACGTGATGTAATTGGTGGCAAGGTTGCAGCTTGGAAAGATGAAGATGGAGACTGGTATGAAACAGGTTTGCATATCTTTTTCGGTGCTTACCCAAACATGCTGCAGCTATTGCGTGAGCTGAATATCGAGGACAGACTCCAGTGGAAGAGCCACAGCATGATTTTTAATCAACCAGACGAGCCAGGCACTTACAGTCGCTTCGATTTTCCCGACTTACCAGCACCTATCAATGGTGTGGCAGCAATCTTGGGTAACAACGACATGCTCACTTGGCCAGAGAAAATCTCTTTCGGCCTCGGACTAGTTCCAGCAATGCTAAGGGGTCAAAGCTATGTCGAGGAATGCGACAAATATTCCTGGACCGAATGGCTGCGGTTGCACAACATACCGGAGAAGGTGAACGACGAGGTCTTCATCGCTATGAGCAAAGCACTGAATTTTATTGACCCTGATGAAATTTCCTCAACAGTGGTACTCACAGCATTGAATCGATTCCTACAGGAAAAAGAAGGATCCCGTATGGCTTTTCTCGATGGTGCTCCGCCCGAACGGCTCTGCGAGCCTATAGTTAATTACATCAAGACTCGAGGTGGAGAAGTTCACCTAAACAGTCCACTTCGTGAGATCTGTCTCCATACTGATGGCAGCGTTGCGTCCTTCATGGTTGGGGGCTTGAAGGGTGAGCCAAATAGAGAAGTAATCGCTGACGCCTATGTCAGCGCTTTGCCAGTTGATCCCTTCAAGCTATTGCTTCCTAAGCCGTGGAGAAAGCTTGAGATCTTCCACAAACTACAAGGCCTGCGTGGTGTGCCGGTGATAAATCTACACCTATGGTTCGATCGTAAACTTACTGATATAGACCACTTGCTTTTTAGCCGCTCTTCCCTACTAAGTGTCTATGCTGATATGAGCATTACCTGCAGAGAGTACGAAGATCCTAATCGCTCGATGCTTGAATTGATATTCGCTCCTGCTCAAGACTGGATTAGTCGTAGCGATGAAGAAATTATTGAGGCAACCATGGAAGAGCTGAAAAAGTTATTCCCGATGCACTTTAGTGGTAGTAATCCTGCACAGTTGCGCAAGTTTAAGGTAGTCAAGACACCATTGTCTGTCTACAAAACAACGCCTGGCTGCCAAAGACTACGTCCTGAACAGACAACTCCAGTGCCTAACTTCTTTCTTGCAGGAGACTATACCATGCAACGCTACCTTGCCTCAATGGAGGGAGCTGTGTTTAGCGGCAAACTATGTGCCGAGGCTATTCAGACAGCAGATAGATTGACTAAGAGGCCTTGCGAGGAGACAGCGTTAGCAAGCACTGTATAA
- a CDS encoding LysR family transcriptional regulator — protein MADLPFTLDQLRILRAIVSEGSFKKAADSLYVTQPAVSLQIQNLEKQLEVSLFDRGGRKAQLTEAGQLLLSHCDRILSQCNEACRALEDLHNLKGGSLVVGASQTTGTYLMPRMIGLFRQKYPDVAVQLQVHSTRRTGWSVANGQIDLAIIGGELPPELNDLLNVVPYASDELALVLPVKHPLSKLLGLTKEDLYRLGFICLDAQSTTRKMVDQLLARSGLEVQRLRLEMELNSLEAIKNAVQAGLGAAFLPVVSIERELAAGTIHRPMVADLQVRRQLKLISHPARYCSRAAEAFRRDVLPVFASPDSPLKQNKIEPSKHESVAEL, from the coding sequence ATGGCTGATCTGCCTTTCACACTCGATCAGCTGCGCATCCTTCGAGCCATCGTCAGTGAAGGGAGCTTTAAGAAGGCTGCCGATAGCCTGTATGTCACTCAGCCAGCAGTCAGTCTTCAGATCCAGAATCTAGAAAAGCAGCTCGAAGTGTCCCTATTCGACAGGGGCGGTCGCAAGGCACAACTAACTGAAGCTGGGCAATTACTCCTGAGTCACTGCGACCGTATCCTCAGCCAATGCAATGAGGCTTGCCGGGCTCTCGAGGATTTACACAATCTTAAAGGAGGCTCTTTAGTAGTTGGAGCAAGCCAGACGACTGGCACCTACCTAATGCCTCGGATGATTGGTTTGTTCCGTCAGAAATATCCTGACGTTGCAGTTCAGCTACAGGTTCACAGCACTCGCAGAACAGGCTGGAGCGTTGCGAATGGCCAAATTGACCTAGCGATTATCGGAGGTGAGCTACCGCCGGAACTGAATGATTTGCTAAATGTCGTACCCTATGCAAGTGATGAACTAGCCCTTGTACTCCCGGTAAAGCATCCTCTTTCCAAGTTACTCGGACTTACTAAGGAGGATCTGTACCGCTTAGGGTTTATCTGCCTCGATGCCCAGTCGACCACTCGTAAGATGGTAGACCAGCTTTTGGCCCGCTCAGGCCTTGAGGTACAACGCCTCCGCTTAGAGATGGAGCTCAATTCGCTTGAGGCTATTAAGAACGCTGTGCAGGCTGGTCTTGGTGCAGCTTTCCTGCCAGTGGTTTCAATTGAGCGTGAGTTAGCCGCTGGAACTATCCACCGACCAATGGTTGCTGATCTCCAAGTGCGCCGCCAGCTTAAGCTAATCTCACATCCTGCTAGGTACTGCTCCCGAGCTGCCGAAGCATTCCGAAGAGATGTACTGCCAGTGTTTGCTAGCCCTGACAGTCCTCTGAAGCAGAATAAGATTGAACCCAGTAAACATGAATCAGTAGCAGAGCTATAA
- a CDS encoding RNA-binding protein, translating into MSIRLYFGNLPQTFESKELEEELASIVQGIRFKPVLDRGTGSCRGFGFATVNDEKMAEAVIEHFNGRNFNGSALRVERSERREAGNSSRRNSSVGNQVQGSQRRVMNKVVHSDAPAEDAPDPRWGGELSKLKQLLESQKTIA; encoded by the coding sequence ATGAGCATTCGCCTGTATTTTGGCAATCTGCCACAGACCTTTGAGAGCAAGGAGCTTGAGGAAGAGCTCGCTAGCATTGTGCAAGGCATCCGTTTCAAGCCGGTGCTCGACCGTGGAACCGGTAGTTGTCGTGGCTTCGGATTCGCCACCGTGAATGACGAGAAGATGGCTGAGGCTGTGATTGAACACTTCAATGGGCGGAATTTCAACGGAAGCGCACTGAGAGTTGAACGCTCTGAACGTCGTGAAGCAGGAAACAGTAGCCGGCGCAACAGCAGTGTTGGCAACCAAGTTCAAGGAAGCCAACGCCGTGTCATGAACAAGGTTGTACATAGTGATGCCCCTGCTGAAGATGCTCCAGATCCTCGCTGGGGTGGTGAGCTATCTAAGCTGAAGCAACTCTTGGAAAGTCAGAAGACCATTGCTTAA
- a CDS encoding membrane protein, whose amino-acid sequence MTESPAFLNPDGLHHSSLVMLLLLIGFAVLHSGGAALRQHAERIVGARIWRLLFAGLSLLATTTIIGYFLAHRYDGYRVWNLQGFPGVVPGVWALTAISFLFLYPATYNLLEIPAVLQPRVRLYETGIIRISRHPQAIGQILWCLAHALWIGSSFMLVTCIGLIGHHLFGVWHGDRRLQERFGNSFEELRRSTSVVPFLAILDGRQQLVWQEFVKPAQLGIVVAVGIFWWAHRYISVVSLAFLQSPLEGLLN is encoded by the coding sequence ATGACCGAATCACCGGCTTTCCTTAACCCAGATGGCCTTCACCACAGCAGTTTGGTAATGCTGCTGCTGTTGATTGGTTTTGCTGTGCTGCATAGTGGCGGCGCTGCTCTGCGGCAACATGCAGAGCGCATAGTAGGAGCACGCATCTGGCGTCTTCTCTTTGCTGGGCTGAGCTTGCTAGCAACAACCACCATTATCGGCTACTTTCTAGCCCACCGCTACGATGGCTATCGTGTTTGGAATCTTCAGGGATTCCCCGGTGTAGTTCCAGGTGTGTGGGCCTTAACCGCAATCAGCTTTCTCTTCCTATACCCAGCTACATATAATCTATTGGAGATACCAGCTGTTCTACAGCCACGAGTCCGTCTCTATGAAACGGGCATAATTCGAATTAGTCGTCACCCACAGGCAATCGGCCAGATCCTCTGGTGTCTTGCCCACGCTCTTTGGATTGGCAGCAGTTTTATGCTTGTTACCTGCATAGGACTTATAGGCCACCACCTGTTCGGGGTTTGGCATGGTGATCGGCGACTCCAAGAACGATTTGGCAATTCTTTTGAGGAGCTTCGGCGTAGCACGTCCGTTGTGCCGTTCCTAGCAATCTTGGACGGACGGCAGCAACTTGTGTGGCAGGAGTTTGTTAAGCCAGCCCAATTAGGCATAGTAGTCGCAGTAGGCATTTTCTGGTGGGCCCATCGCTATATTTCAGTAGTCTCCCTTGCCTTTCTGCAAAGCCCACTAGAGGGATTGCTCAACTAA
- a CDS encoding phytoene synthase: MDSTDYRPFLAGNRTKCTLSLEEAYEGCRRETAKWAKTFYLGTLLLPPEKRRAIWAIYVWCRRTDEIMDSPEALQKPYQDLVHQLDLWEKKTRALFQGVVQSPLDLVMSDTIQKFSQPLQPHLDMIDGMRMDLNYCRYRHFSDLQLYCYRVAGTVGLMSQNIMGLDHSYTSAPWSLRADTSEAAIALGIANQLTNILRDVGEDRYRGRIYLPLEDLERFDYTESQLMAGELNDNWIALMRFQIARARSWFQHSEDGIRYLSPDARWPIWTSLRLYRSILCAIEFNGYDVFSRRAFVSRFRKLIDLPFSFLLAQL; encoded by the coding sequence ATGGACTCCACAGATTATCGACCTTTCCTAGCAGGCAATCGGACTAAGTGTACTCTATCTCTAGAAGAGGCCTATGAGGGCTGTCGTCGCGAGACAGCTAAGTGGGCCAAGACTTTTTATCTTGGCACACTACTGCTACCGCCTGAAAAACGTCGTGCTATCTGGGCAATCTACGTCTGGTGTCGCCGTACTGATGAGATTATGGATAGCCCTGAAGCATTGCAAAAGCCCTATCAGGATCTTGTACATCAGTTAGACCTCTGGGAGAAAAAGACGCGCGCTCTTTTTCAAGGAGTAGTGCAAAGTCCTCTCGATCTGGTAATGTCCGATACGATCCAGAAGTTCTCCCAACCACTTCAGCCTCACTTAGACATGATCGACGGTATGAGGATGGATCTTAATTACTGTAGGTACAGACATTTTTCAGACTTGCAACTTTACTGTTATCGCGTGGCAGGGACTGTTGGCCTAATGTCACAGAATATTATGGGACTAGATCACAGTTATACATCAGCCCCCTGGAGTTTGAGGGCTGACACATCAGAAGCTGCCATTGCACTAGGGATTGCTAATCAACTGACCAATATCTTGAGAGATGTTGGCGAAGACCGTTATCGTGGAAGAATATATCTCCCCTTAGAAGATCTAGAGCGCTTTGATTATACGGAGAGCCAGCTTATGGCCGGAGAGCTAAATGACAATTGGATTGCATTAATGCGCTTTCAAATTGCAAGAGCTCGGTCTTGGTTCCAGCATTCTGAAGATGGGATTCGTTACCTATCACCTGATGCACGATGGCCTATCTGGACTTCTTTGCGGCTATACCGTAGTATTCTCTGCGCTATTGAGTTCAATGGCTATGACGTTTTTAGCCGGCGAGCTTTTGTATCGCGCTTCAGAAAACTGATTGATTTACCATTTTCATTTCTTCTCGCTCAACTATAA
- a CDS encoding alpha/beta hydrolase, whose amino-acid sequence MSNVSCSSTLFPLAWIEDWEWNGQSISLASPGISGKRDVVILIHGFGACKEHWRFNIGALKREYDVIAVDLLGFGASAKPHSRLKGEPADKHSVCYGIDLWAQQVTSLIRERLTTRVHLIGNSIGGVVALAAAHQIECKGGHVTGIILINCAQRAMDDKNIKDQATLHHLGRPLLKQLVRRRWLTEPLFWLLSKPAVIQKILKLAYPTGSHIDADLVRMLHRAATDPGATESFRGFINMFNDVLVTELLAQLKTPVRILWGQADPWEPISEARLWTSFPCVQQLEELPGLGHCPHDEAPDRVNPVLLSMLQLHSCLS is encoded by the coding sequence GTGAGCAATGTCTCTTGCTCAAGCACACTGTTTCCTCTTGCTTGGATAGAGGACTGGGAGTGGAACGGACAGTCTATTAGTCTAGCCTCTCCAGGAATTTCAGGAAAACGTGATGTAGTCATACTAATCCATGGGTTCGGCGCCTGCAAGGAACACTGGCGCTTCAACATTGGTGCCCTTAAGCGCGAGTATGACGTCATAGCCGTCGATTTACTAGGTTTTGGTGCTAGTGCCAAGCCACATTCCCGCCTCAAAGGCGAGCCCGCTGACAAACATTCTGTCTGTTATGGAATAGATCTTTGGGCACAGCAAGTTACTTCGCTTATACGTGAGCGCTTAACAACGCGGGTCCATCTCATCGGCAATTCCATTGGTGGTGTTGTGGCTCTCGCTGCTGCTCATCAAATTGAGTGCAAAGGAGGTCATGTGACGGGAATCATATTGATCAACTGCGCCCAAAGGGCAATGGATGACAAGAATATTAAAGACCAAGCAACATTGCATCATCTTGGTAGGCCTCTGCTAAAGCAACTCGTGAGGCGTCGCTGGCTGACAGAACCTCTCTTCTGGCTACTATCCAAGCCAGCAGTGATCCAAAAAATCCTAAAGCTTGCCTACCCAACTGGATCGCATATTGATGCAGATTTAGTCAGGATGCTTCATCGCGCTGCCACAGATCCTGGCGCAACTGAATCCTTTCGCGGGTTTATCAATATGTTTAATGATGTGCTAGTTACAGAGCTACTTGCACAGCTGAAAACACCTGTTCGGATACTTTGGGGGCAGGCAGATCCCTGGGAACCAATCTCAGAGGCACGCCTTTGGACCTCCTTCCCCTGCGTTCAACAGCTAGAAGAATTACCAGGACTAGGACACTGTCCACATGATGAGGCTCCAGACAGAGTTAACCCGGTGCTACTATCAATGCTTCAGCTACACTCATGTCTTAGTTGA
- a CDS encoding CCA tRNA nucleotidyltransferase, which produces MLVGGAVRDALLNRLSQQLDLDLVVEKGALALCRHLKERFGGTCIALDMQRDMARLVLAGWTFDFTRREGKCLEEDLCRRDYRLNALGLVLSPKIRLIDPTGGLDDLRNGCLVAVSEKNLVADPLRLLRGIRFVAELNLHLEPATRICLYRYASLLQQAAPERINAELLRITSAPYAEVALSILRCTKLLKPWQSDCNDNAEANANARSEVADLLDHEERHRFLPLHRLTELVSNEGLNNLRFSKRWIRRCYVLRQWQNCLSKTNPDYLDEQQRLSLHRDLSSDLPALIPSLNTEQRLSWLYRWRNPSDPLFHPSSPLSGKELQENLGIPAGPVLGQLLRHLEQERAFGRLGAQRHTAFVEASRWWHCRRPSCD; this is translated from the coding sequence GTGTTAGTGGGTGGAGCCGTGCGTGATGCGCTGCTTAACCGTCTATCGCAGCAACTCGATCTTGATCTGGTAGTAGAAAAGGGAGCTTTAGCTCTCTGTCGGCATCTGAAAGAGCGGTTTGGAGGCACCTGCATTGCTCTTGATATGCAGCGGGATATGGCGCGTCTCGTACTAGCAGGATGGACTTTTGATTTCACCCGGCGCGAAGGCAAATGCCTAGAGGAAGACCTGTGTCGTCGAGACTATCGTCTCAATGCCTTAGGGTTAGTCCTCAGTCCAAAGATAAGACTGATTGACCCTACTGGAGGCCTAGATGATTTGCGGAATGGCTGTCTAGTAGCTGTATCTGAGAAAAACCTAGTAGCAGACCCTTTACGACTACTCAGAGGAATACGCTTCGTGGCTGAGCTCAATCTGCATCTTGAGCCGGCAACAAGGATATGTTTGTACCGCTATGCTAGTCTACTACAGCAAGCTGCCCCAGAAAGAATTAATGCCGAGCTACTGCGGATTACCTCGGCTCCCTATGCTGAGGTAGCTTTGTCAATTCTCCGCTGCACAAAGTTACTCAAGCCCTGGCAGTCAGACTGCAATGATAATGCGGAAGCCAATGCTAACGCGAGGTCAGAAGTTGCTGATCTTCTGGATCATGAAGAGAGACATCGATTCCTGCCATTGCATCGCCTGACAGAACTTGTCAGTAATGAAGGACTCAACAACTTACGGTTTAGCAAGCGCTGGATTCGTCGCTGCTATGTGCTGCGGCAGTGGCAGAATTGCTTAAGCAAGACCAATCCCGACTACCTAGACGAGCAACAGCGTCTCAGTCTACATCGCGATTTAAGTTCGGATCTGCCAGCTCTGATTCCCTCTCTGAATACTGAGCAACGGCTATCATGGCTCTATCGTTGGCGCAATCCCAGCGACCCACTATTTCACCCATCCTCGCCACTCAGCGGTAAGGAGCTACAAGAAAACCTTGGCATACCCGCAGGACCAGTACTCGGACAGCTGTTGCGACATCTGGAGCAAGAGAGAGCTTTTGGTCGCTTAGGTGCTCAGCGGCATACAGCCTTTGTAGAAGCTAGTCGGTGGTGGCATTGCCGTCGCCCAAGCTGTGATTAA
- a CDS encoding NADH-quinone oxidoreductase subunit L, producing the protein MHSATDFAWLIPVLPLVGALLTGLSLIGFNRTINRLRKPVAVLLISLIGAAFVISIIILSQQISGAPPAEHLFIWASAGNFSLPMGYMIDPLAAVMLTLVTFITFLVMIYSHGYMAHDRGYVRFFTYLALFSSSMLGLVISPNLLETYVFWELVGMCSYLLVGFWYDRDGAAHAAQKAFVVNRVGDFGLLLGILGLFWATGSFDFQNIADGLAISIDKGNVPQWAALTLCLLVFMGPMAKSAQFPLHVWLPDAMEGPTPISALIHAATMVAAGVFLVARLEPLYSQFAVIGSVIAVIGTITCFLGASIALTQMDLKKGLAYSTISQLGYMMLAMGCGAPIAGIFHLVTHAFFKAMLFLGSGSVIHAMEEVVGHEPILAQDMRLMGGLRHKMPVTAITFLIGCIAISGIPPLAGFWSKDEILGRAFQTFPVLWAVGFLTAGMTAFYMFRLYFLTFEGNFRGEDKELQKQLMAVAGCAREEEHSHQGSLLSLHESPWPMTVPLAVLAVPSILIGLLGTPWNSRFAELLDASEAVEMTEHFRWSEFLTLAGASVAISILGIIVATLAYALHRLDLAKFATTRLPALNSFLANKWYLDAINEHFFVRGSRKIAREVLEVDAKIVDGVVNLTGLLTLGSGEGLKYFETGRVQFYALIVFGGVIGLVALFGAFGVAL; encoded by the coding sequence ATGCATTCGGCTACTGATTTTGCCTGGTTGATCCCAGTTCTACCCCTTGTCGGGGCACTCTTGACGGGACTATCGCTCATCGGTTTTAACCGCACGATTAACCGCCTACGCAAGCCGGTGGCTGTGTTATTGATCAGCTTGATTGGAGCTGCTTTCGTAATCAGCATAATTATTCTTAGCCAACAAATCAGTGGTGCACCGCCGGCGGAGCATCTGTTCATTTGGGCAAGCGCTGGCAACTTTAGTCTGCCAATGGGTTACATGATAGATCCGCTTGCGGCAGTGATGCTAACGCTAGTCACCTTCATCACTTTCCTGGTGATGATTTATTCGCACGGCTACATGGCTCATGACCGTGGCTATGTGCGTTTCTTTACTTACCTAGCCCTATTTAGCAGCTCGATGCTGGGCCTTGTAATTAGTCCAAACTTGCTTGAGACCTATGTGTTTTGGGAACTTGTAGGGATGTGCTCTTACCTATTAGTGGGCTTTTGGTATGACCGTGATGGGGCAGCTCATGCTGCCCAGAAAGCATTTGTGGTGAATCGAGTTGGAGACTTTGGTCTGCTTTTAGGCATCTTGGGCTTGTTCTGGGCCACTGGTAGCTTTGATTTCCAGAATATTGCTGATGGTCTAGCTATCTCTATAGACAAAGGCAATGTACCACAGTGGGCAGCACTTACTTTATGTTTATTGGTATTCATGGGGCCGATGGCAAAGTCAGCCCAGTTCCCGCTCCATGTCTGGTTGCCAGATGCGATGGAAGGACCTACTCCCATTTCAGCACTAATTCACGCTGCTACGATGGTTGCAGCAGGTGTCTTTCTCGTTGCGCGGCTAGAGCCTCTCTACAGTCAGTTTGCAGTCATAGGTTCAGTAATTGCTGTTATCGGCACGATTACTTGCTTCCTTGGGGCATCAATCGCGCTAACTCAGATGGACCTAAAGAAAGGACTAGCATACAGCACTATTTCTCAACTAGGGTACATGATGTTAGCAATGGGTTGTGGTGCCCCCATAGCAGGCATATTTCATCTAGTGACACACGCCTTCTTCAAGGCAATGCTATTCCTTGGCTCTGGGTCTGTTATCCACGCTATGGAAGAAGTTGTTGGACATGAACCAATTTTAGCACAAGACATGCGTTTGATGGGAGGTCTCCGCCACAAGATGCCTGTTACTGCAATAACTTTTTTAATCGGGTGCATTGCCATTAGTGGGATCCCACCACTGGCAGGTTTTTGGAGCAAGGATGAAATCCTTGGGCGAGCCTTCCAGACTTTTCCTGTCTTATGGGCTGTTGGTTTTTTAACTGCCGGCATGACAGCATTTTACATGTTTCGCCTCTATTTCTTAACTTTTGAGGGCAATTTCCGTGGAGAAGATAAAGAGTTGCAAAAGCAGCTTATGGCTGTAGCTGGCTGTGCAAGAGAGGAAGAGCATTCTCACCAAGGTAGTTTGCTTTCTCTGCATGAATCACCTTGGCCGATGACGGTCCCTCTAGCTGTGCTCGCAGTGCCTTCAATATTAATTGGCTTACTAGGAACACCCTGGAACAGCCGTTTTGCAGAATTGCTTGATGCTTCTGAGGCAGTAGAAATGACTGAGCACTTTAGATGGTCTGAGTTCCTTACTCTTGCAGGAGCTTCTGTGGCTATTTCTATTCTCGGTATTATAGTTGCAACACTAGCTTATGCATTACACCGCCTTGACCTCGCAAAATTTGCCACCACACGGCTGCCAGCATTGAACTCCTTTCTTGCTAATAAGTGGTATCTAGATGCAATTAACGAACACTTCTTTGTTCGTGGCAGCCGTAAGATAGCTAGAGAAGTTTTAGAGGTCGATGCTAAGATCGTAGATGGAGTGGTAAATCTCACCGGTCTGCTAACTCTCGGTAGCGGTGAAGGTCTTAAGTATTTTGAGACTGGACGTGTTCAGTTCTATGCCCTGATCGTCTTTGGCGGCGTAATTGGACTGGTTGCTCTGTTCGGCGCCTTCGGCGTTGCCTTGTGA